A window from Shewanella livingstonensis encodes these proteins:
- a CDS encoding IPT/TIG domain-containing protein has protein sequence MKHNALWLAILLAASVGMSGCNSELEEGEGVGVVVPTPVDPVDPVDPTDPIDPTDPVDPTDPVDFVGTWENKDEDGDGVPDEQDDYPFDADKSEYELVYEEEFNNNLAVANIVNGGVPFRVSGVVQENQDLDLYKFHVNERKDITVVLKSDSKEFSPYVTIFDSKGESLQMYKSSYNPVGLVRNAVSFTLTKSGAYYLVVGDSEASGKPDFNYDIHVFDDVDVDLIDDNIESAFGLSSKIQDSDEDQIIDGDEFYVYEYGDVFSHDRDNDGTPNWLDLDSDGDGIIDRIENNKDYERDGFAAFVDLDSDGNGISDAIEVGDNILSPLDQDIDGDYDYIDVDDDADGLLDINDSNPKESVVSVLPNQVGYKDILSISYLYNGQSIDNINIAFEPHMLNGTNLNQSGYLVFNMGPGVSPVNIKMSGGDEGVFLMPKNASSLYFYSDGVRSNVVDVKYSNSNIPIINSMSGEYYKEGQTVDLSGVNFNEDTLVYINDEEILPSINTPTNLNFTLPENLPPSVMVSVKTSYGESNQREIKIGNQISLDLLMPDNVVIDYESLIIESLRSPTGVSYKFNSALTSQVLVGSGHDIIIISYEDGNDSWPYLYQAAFGGKLKYEISALNSAKSLSWYMAGAKNLVPTSSWEAFYDNLSEIAEIQLLANFIEANLTNPKFSENKAAEYNELESAAVKAVKSSIEITFPSSENSKPTSSKSSKARVPEGAYKPLIEADWVDTDGDIEIIPSEVWDGFADDVFDGNFGVENDTALFLSSRFKKMGEEYENDVLIPHVTSSIDGNVIGPQHWGILNISQTKYFPQCNYNNCDIEVITPGIRGPYPSTSAGEQARNALIFKTAVEQVILPAIGYVIDRNNLYEDRVWVQKVLTEAYPIFINAVDLSQSKDTAEVLGKFFWLLRDDIMSNGPASQLSVIIAQKVGSSSLMTAVRNKLAQYLAPLALPVVGEAIILIQAINDALKGVNLANKLLNVTGDLMRVPSVVSFTAQWPVRIDSVYPAAIDKSTITSDVNLIIEGRGFLSLWVYGNKIYPEVSVIDTKGTDDLTDDDTLLDFTTNGQNLVSDGSAIDFVYIKKDKLLNAVGPLKVYVEVSDSKPTPKEIQFVDGIQIANIEPDEVFRGDSILISGAGFSRSIPENLVTFQGNSGRLQAKIVSANINSLRVIVPDGAVSGDVTLSVNGRSSKNSYPVIVQESGITARFGDNGNEQDDIFTLFVAGKSVQMSQAGQRDIELFQSLAPGEYEVLMTANDIPDERGTYYVCFSDNVEILNGSPVTAKTLLTNQGDQARWNIRVSASAGKIISNCAQSEIKPSQQVFGNIMQAVID, from the coding sequence ATGAAACATAATGCACTTTGGTTAGCTATTTTATTAGCTGCTAGCGTAGGAATGAGTGGTTGTAATAGTGAATTAGAGGAAGGTGAAGGCGTTGGCGTTGTCGTGCCCACACCTGTAGATCCTGTAGATCCTGTAGACCCAACGGATCCTATAGATCCAACTGATCCTGTTGACCCAACCGATCCAGTCGATTTTGTCGGTACCTGGGAAAACAAGGATGAAGATGGTGATGGTGTGCCAGATGAGCAAGATGATTATCCGTTTGATGCAGATAAGTCTGAATACGAATTGGTTTATGAAGAAGAGTTTAATAATAATCTAGCAGTTGCTAACATCGTAAATGGAGGCGTTCCTTTCAGAGTTAGTGGTGTCGTCCAAGAGAATCAAGATCTTGATCTTTACAAATTTCATGTTAATGAGCGTAAAGATATAACAGTAGTGCTTAAGTCTGATAGTAAAGAGTTTTCTCCTTATGTAACGATTTTTGATTCTAAGGGGGAGTCATTACAAATGTATAAAAGTAGTTACAATCCTGTCGGTCTAGTTCGTAATGCGGTAAGTTTTACATTGACTAAATCAGGGGCTTATTATCTGGTGGTAGGTGATTCTGAAGCAAGTGGTAAGCCTGACTTTAACTATGATATACATGTGTTCGATGATGTAGATGTAGATTTAATTGATGATAACATCGAATCAGCATTTGGTCTTTCAAGTAAAATACAAGATTCAGATGAAGATCAAATCATTGATGGTGACGAGTTTTATGTTTACGAGTATGGTGATGTATTCTCACATGATCGTGACAATGACGGAACTCCAAACTGGCTAGACCTTGATAGTGATGGCGATGGGATTATAGATCGTATCGAGAATAACAAAGACTATGAAAGAGATGGTTTCGCGGCATTTGTAGACTTAGACTCTGATGGGAATGGTATTTCAGATGCTATAGAAGTTGGTGATAATATTTTAAGTCCATTAGATCAAGACATCGATGGTGATTATGACTATATAGATGTAGATGATGATGCTGATGGGTTATTAGATATAAATGATTCTAATCCCAAAGAAAGTGTAGTTTCGGTTTTGCCTAATCAAGTGGGCTATAAAGATATTCTATCTATTTCATACTTATATAACGGACAATCTATAGATAATATTAATATAGCATTTGAGCCGCATATGTTAAATGGAACTAACCTTAATCAAAGTGGTTACCTTGTATTTAATATGGGTCCTGGTGTTTCACCTGTCAACATTAAAATGTCCGGAGGCGATGAGGGTGTTTTTTTAATGCCTAAAAACGCAAGTAGCTTATATTTTTACTCTGATGGTGTTCGTTCAAATGTTGTTGATGTTAAATATTCTAACTCTAACATCCCTATTATTAACTCAATGTCTGGTGAGTATTATAAAGAAGGTCAGACAGTTGATTTGTCGGGTGTGAACTTTAATGAAGACACATTAGTTTATATTAATGATGAAGAAATATTACCTTCTATTAACACGCCTACAAACTTAAACTTTACCTTGCCAGAGAATCTACCACCATCAGTTATGGTAAGTGTGAAAACGAGTTATGGAGAAAGTAATCAAAGAGAGATTAAAATTGGAAATCAAATATCACTTGACTTATTGATGCCAGACAATGTCGTTATTGACTATGAAAGTCTAATAATTGAATCACTTCGCTCCCCAACAGGTGTTAGTTACAAATTTAATAGTGCATTAACCTCACAAGTACTAGTAGGTAGCGGGCACGATATCATAATTATCAGTTATGAAGATGGTAACGATAGTTGGCCATATTTATATCAAGCAGCTTTTGGTGGGAAACTTAAATATGAAATTTCGGCTTTAAATTCAGCAAAATCACTTTCATGGTATATGGCCGGTGCAAAGAATTTAGTACCTACATCTAGCTGGGAGGCATTTTATGATAATTTGTCTGAGATCGCTGAAATACAATTGTTAGCAAATTTTATAGAAGCTAATTTAACAAATCCTAAGTTTTCTGAAAATAAAGCTGCTGAGTACAATGAACTTGAAAGTGCTGCTGTTAAAGCTGTAAAGTCTTCGATAGAAATAACATTCCCAAGTTCAGAGAATAGTAAGCCAACTTCGTCAAAGTCAAGCAAAGCTAGAGTACCAGAAGGAGCATACAAACCTTTAATTGAAGCCGATTGGGTTGATACTGATGGAGATATAGAAATTATACCATCAGAAGTATGGGATGGGTTCGCGGATGATGTATTTGATGGTAATTTTGGTGTTGAAAATGATACCGCACTTTTTTTGAGTAGTCGATTTAAAAAAATGGGCGAAGAGTATGAGAATGATGTGTTGATACCGCATGTCACTTCAAGTATCGATGGTAATGTCATCGGTCCTCAGCATTGGGGGATTTTGAATATTTCCCAAACGAAGTATTTCCCCCAGTGTAATTATAATAATTGTGATATTGAAGTTATAACACCTGGAATACGCGGACCTTATCCAAGTACTAGTGCAGGTGAGCAGGCAAGAAACGCACTAATTTTTAAAACCGCGGTTGAACAGGTTATTTTACCTGCGATTGGTTACGTCATCGATAGAAATAATTTGTATGAAGACAGAGTTTGGGTACAAAAAGTATTGACAGAAGCTTATCCAATATTTATTAATGCTGTTGACCTATCGCAGTCAAAAGACACTGCAGAGGTCTTAGGGAAATTTTTTTGGCTTCTTAGAGACGATATCATGTCTAATGGGCCAGCAAGTCAATTAAGTGTCATTATCGCTCAAAAAGTAGGCTCAAGTTCTTTAATGACAGCCGTTAGAAATAAATTAGCCCAGTATCTTGCACCATTAGCGCTTCCAGTGGTTGGTGAAGCGATTATTCTAATACAAGCGATTAACGATGCGTTAAAGGGCGTTAATTTAGCAAATAAACTATTAAATGTTACCGGCGATCTCATGAGAGTACCCAGTGTCGTGAGCTTTACGGCGCAATGGCCAGTTCGAATCGACTCAGTTTATCCCGCAGCTATAGATAAAAGTACAATTACAAGTGATGTAAACCTTATTATTGAAGGGCGTGGCTTTTTATCTCTTTGGGTTTACGGTAACAAAATATATCCTGAAGTTTCAGTTATAGATACTAAAGGAACAGACGATTTAACTGATGATGACACCCTATTAGATTTTACAACGAACGGACAAAACTTAGTCTCTGATGGTTCAGCTATCGATTTTGTTTATATTAAAAAAGATAAGCTACTTAATGCTGTCGGGCCTTTAAAAGTCTATGTCGAAGTATCTGATTCGAAGCCAACACCTAAGGAAATTCAATTTGTTGACGGTATTCAAATAGCCAATATTGAACCTGATGAAGTATTCCGTGGAGATAGCATTTTAATTTCAGGTGCTGGTTTTAGTCGTTCAATTCCTGAAAACCTTGTTACTTTTCAAGGTAACTCAGGAAGGCTACAAGCTAAAATTGTATCTGCTAACATCAATAGCTTGCGAGTTATTGTGCCTGATGGTGCTGTCTCTGGTGATGTTACCTTATCTGTAAATGGTAGATCATCTAAAAATAGCTATCCTGTGATAGTACAAGAAAGTGGTATTACAGCTAGGTTTGGTGATAACGGTAATGAGCAGGATGATATATTCACTTTGTTTGTTGCAGGTAAATCTGTTCAAATGTCACAAGCAGGACAACGAGATATTGAATTATTTCAATCTTTAGCACCAGGTGAGTATGAAGTTTTGATGACTGCAAATGACATTCCTGATGAAAGAGGTACATATTATGTCTGTTTTTCTGATAATGTTGAAATACTTAATGGTAGTCCTGTAACTGCAAAAACATTATTGACAAATCAAGGTGATCAAGCAAGATGGAACATAAGGGTATCGGCTAGCGCAGGTAAAATAATTTCTAATTGTGCACAATCAGAAATTAAACCAAGCCAGCAAGTATTTGGCAACATTATGCAAGCAGTAATTGATTAA